A window from Pseudonocardia cypriaca encodes these proteins:
- a CDS encoding aldo/keto reductase produces MSQVPNIRLNNGVQIPQFGFGVFQIEPARTAEVVRTALEAGYRHIDTAQGYGNEEGVGQALRESGLARDEVFVTTKLINDRHGHDEAISALDESLQKLGLDHVDLYLIHWPRPRADRYVETWRAFEKILSDGKARSIGVSNFQVPHLERLAAETGTVPAVNQIELHPWLAQRELQAYHREHGIATEAWSPIGKGGDLLADERVVALAEKYGRSPAQIVLRWHIQQDNIVFPKSVTPSRIRENIDVFDFELSADDIATIDELDSGTRLGPDPDTFG; encoded by the coding sequence ATGTCGCAGGTACCGAACATCCGCCTGAACAACGGCGTGCAGATCCCGCAGTTCGGGTTCGGCGTCTTCCAGATCGAACCGGCGAGGACGGCGGAGGTCGTGCGAACGGCCCTCGAGGCCGGCTACCGGCACATCGACACCGCTCAGGGCTATGGCAACGAGGAGGGCGTCGGGCAGGCGCTCCGGGAGTCCGGGCTGGCGCGCGACGAGGTCTTCGTCACCACCAAGCTCATCAACGACCGGCACGGCCACGACGAGGCCATCTCCGCGCTCGACGAGAGCCTGCAGAAGCTGGGCCTCGACCACGTCGACCTCTACCTGATCCACTGGCCGCGCCCGCGCGCAGACCGCTACGTCGAGACGTGGCGCGCGTTCGAGAAGATCCTCTCGGACGGCAAGGCCCGCTCCATCGGCGTGTCGAACTTCCAGGTGCCGCACCTGGAGCGGCTGGCGGCCGAGACCGGCACCGTGCCCGCCGTCAACCAGATCGAGCTGCACCCGTGGCTCGCGCAGCGCGAGCTGCAGGCCTACCACCGCGAGCACGGCATCGCGACGGAGGCGTGGAGCCCGATCGGCAAGGGCGGTGACCTGCTGGCGGACGAGCGGGTCGTCGCGCTCGCCGAGAAGTACGGCAGGAGCCCGGCGCAGATCGTGCTGCGCTGGCACATCCAGCAGGACAACATCGTCTTCCCGAAGTCGGTCACGCCTTCCCGGATCCGGGAGAACATCGACGTGTTCGACTTCGAGCTCAGCGCCGACGACATCGCCACGATCGACGAGCTCGACTCCGGCACCCGCCTCGGCCCGGACCCCGACACGTTCGGCTGA
- a CDS encoding FmdB family zinc ribbon protein, whose amino-acid sequence MPIYVYRCDCGERFERLVGIGAPAPDCPACGGAPKKIPAGPSLLGQAGAGLAKEQMPQTWRGTYNGDREYVTKLRHQWDQRQRLEAKHPELAGDQRPIIAHEGRFHGAPLRAGDPVPGPGQAHGHGHGHTPDKPSDGGAGGVSAKPPS is encoded by the coding sequence GTGCCCATCTACGTCTACCGGTGCGACTGCGGCGAACGCTTCGAGCGGCTCGTCGGCATCGGCGCGCCCGCGCCGGACTGCCCGGCCTGCGGGGGCGCCCCGAAGAAGATCCCGGCCGGCCCGAGCCTCCTGGGCCAGGCCGGGGCCGGGCTCGCCAAGGAGCAGATGCCGCAGACCTGGCGCGGCACCTACAACGGCGACCGCGAGTACGTCACGAAGCTGCGGCACCAGTGGGACCAGCGGCAGCGGCTCGAGGCGAAGCACCCGGAGCTCGCGGGTGACCAGCGGCCGATCATCGCGCACGAGGGCCGGTTCCACGGCGCGCCGCTGCGGGCGGGGGACCCGGTGCCGGGGCCCGGTCAGGCTCACGGGCACGGGCACGGCCACACGCCGGATAAACCCTCGGACGGAGGCGCAGGCGGGGTGTCAGCAAAGCCACCTTCCTGA
- a CDS encoding aldo/keto reductase family protein, with product MEHRYLGRSGLKISEITYGNWITHGSQVENDAAIACVRAALDAGITTFDTADAYANGAAETVLGEALKGERRASLEILTKVYWPTGPKGPNDSGLSRKHIKESIDGSLRRLQTDYVDLYQAHRYDVETPLEETMQAFADVVRSGKALYIGVSEWTAEQLRDGQALAKELGFSLVSNQPQYSMLWRVIESEVVPASEELGISQIVFSPIAQGVLTGKYQPGAAPPPGSRATDEKGGAQFIQRWMDDDTLTRVQALAPIASDLGLSMAQLAVAWVLQNDNVAAAIIGASRPEQVTDNVRASGVRLEPDVLKRIDEALGDKVERDPAKTQSPASRPS from the coding sequence GTGGAACACCGCTACCTCGGCCGATCCGGCCTGAAGATCTCCGAGATCACCTACGGCAACTGGATCACCCACGGCTCGCAGGTGGAGAACGACGCCGCCATCGCGTGCGTGCGCGCCGCCCTCGACGCCGGGATCACCACCTTCGACACCGCCGACGCCTACGCGAACGGCGCAGCCGAGACCGTGCTCGGCGAGGCGCTGAAGGGCGAGCGGCGCGCCTCGCTGGAGATCCTCACCAAGGTCTACTGGCCGACCGGCCCGAAGGGCCCGAACGACTCCGGCCTCTCGCGCAAGCACATCAAGGAGTCGATCGACGGGAGCCTGCGCCGGTTGCAGACCGACTACGTCGACCTCTACCAGGCCCACCGCTACGACGTCGAGACGCCGCTCGAGGAGACGATGCAGGCGTTCGCCGACGTCGTCCGCTCGGGCAAGGCGCTCTACATCGGCGTGAGCGAGTGGACCGCGGAGCAGCTGCGCGACGGCCAGGCCCTCGCGAAGGAGCTCGGCTTCTCGCTCGTGTCCAACCAGCCGCAGTACTCGATGCTGTGGCGGGTGATCGAGAGCGAGGTCGTGCCTGCCTCAGAGGAGCTGGGCATCAGCCAGATCGTCTTCTCCCCGATCGCGCAGGGCGTGCTCACCGGGAAGTACCAGCCCGGCGCCGCGCCCCCGCCCGGCTCGCGGGCCACCGACGAGAAGGGCGGCGCCCAGTTCATCCAGCGATGGATGGACGACGACACCCTCACCCGCGTGCAGGCGCTGGCGCCGATCGCGTCCGACCTCGGCCTCAGCATGGCCCAGCTCGCCGTGGCGTGGGTGCTGCAGAACGACAACGTCGCCGCCGCGATCATCGGCGCTAGCCGTCCCGAGCAGGTCACCGACAACGTCCGTGCCAGCGGCGTGCGCCTGGAGCCCGACGTCCTGAAGCGGATCGACGAGGCGCTGGGCGACAAGGTGGAGCGGGACCCGGCGAAGACGCAGTCGCCGGCGAGCCGTCCCAGCTGA
- a CDS encoding TetR/AcrR family transcriptional regulator, translating to MSARTKLLDAAKQLVWDRGVEATSPNMLLARSGVGQGSLYHHFGSKAEWAEAAIAGLAADLTEETDELFSAHETGADQLRAYLTKPRTALDGCRLGRLAFDPEVRANDALRAPISAYFAHLRSLLRPAVRATGTDDVDGVVEAICAVVQGGYVTSRLSDDADTLERACHGLLSLLTTPTH from the coding sequence GTGAGTGCACGGACCAAACTGCTCGACGCCGCGAAACAGCTCGTGTGGGACCGCGGCGTGGAGGCCACCAGCCCGAACATGCTGCTCGCCCGCAGCGGCGTCGGGCAGGGCAGCCTCTACCACCACTTCGGGTCGAAGGCCGAGTGGGCCGAGGCGGCGATCGCGGGCCTCGCCGCGGACCTCACCGAGGAGACCGACGAGCTGTTCTCCGCGCACGAGACCGGCGCCGATCAGCTGCGGGCATACCTGACCAAGCCGCGGACCGCGCTCGACGGCTGCCGCCTCGGCCGGCTCGCGTTCGACCCGGAGGTACGGGCGAACGACGCGCTCCGAGCACCCATCAGCGCCTACTTCGCCCACCTGCGCAGCCTGCTCCGGCCTGCCGTGCGCGCGACCGGAACCGACGACGTCGACGGCGTCGTCGAGGCGATCTGCGCCGTCGTGCAGGGCGGCTACGTCACGTCCCGGCTCAGCGATGACGCCGACACGCTCGAACGCGCCTGCCACGGACTCCTCTCCCTGCTCACGACCCCAACCCACTGA
- a CDS encoding N-acyl homoserine lactonase family protein: MATANKVSVIHCGAMTADLTWLLLKPGRSITDRSHKDGPAPWVDVPSHCVLVETDEGKLLWDTSCPRDWEERWGPTGLQEFFPYDHVSEEEYLDSRLNQMGVGLDEIDYVVLSHLHFDHAGNAQMFKNTGAKLVCNQREKDFAFGFEGLFTGAHLKTDYEGLEFETVSGDTELLPGVTLIETPGHTVGCMSMQVDLPDSGTMIFTSDAVYMGESYGPPATPAAIVNNLEQFYASVEKLRGIQQRTGAQMVFGHDAEQIHQLRTAPEGSYT; encoded by the coding sequence ATGGCGACCGCGAACAAGGTGAGCGTGATCCACTGCGGTGCGATGACCGCCGACCTGACCTGGCTGTTGCTCAAGCCCGGCCGATCGATCACGGACCGCAGCCACAAGGACGGGCCGGCCCCGTGGGTCGACGTCCCCTCGCACTGCGTGCTCGTCGAGACCGACGAGGGCAAGCTGCTGTGGGACACCAGCTGCCCGCGTGACTGGGAGGAGCGGTGGGGGCCGACCGGCCTCCAGGAGTTCTTCCCCTACGACCACGTGAGCGAGGAGGAGTACCTCGACTCGCGGCTGAACCAGATGGGCGTCGGCCTCGACGAGATCGACTACGTCGTCCTCTCGCACCTGCACTTCGACCACGCCGGAAACGCCCAGATGTTCAAGAACACCGGCGCGAAGCTCGTGTGCAACCAGCGGGAGAAGGACTTCGCGTTCGGCTTCGAGGGGCTCTTCACCGGCGCGCACCTCAAGACCGACTACGAGGGCCTCGAGTTCGAGACCGTCTCCGGGGACACCGAGCTACTCCCCGGCGTGACGTTGATCGAGACCCCGGGCCACACCGTCGGGTGCATGTCGATGCAGGTGGACCTGCCCGACAGCGGAACGATGATCTTCACGTCCGATGCCGTGTACATGGGTGAGAGCTACGGGCCGCCCGCGACACCCGCCGCGATCGTCAACAACCTGGAGCAGTTCTACGCGTCCGTCGAGAAGCTGCGGGGAATCCAGCAACGGACAGGCGCGCAGATGGTGTTCGGCCACGACGCCGAGCAGATCCACCAGCTGCGCACGGCACCGGAGGGGTCGTACACATGA
- a CDS encoding manganese catalase family protein, which yields MFFHRQELQFKATPDQPDAVYARKLQEVLGGQYGEITVAMQYMFQGWNMHLPGKYRDLVFGIGAEEFGHVEMLATMIAQLLEKAPLGVTEDAVQDDPTVAAVVGGMDIQHAIVAGAGARPVDSQGNPWQGSYITGSGNLLADFTANANAEMQGRIQVARLYHMTDDSGVRDLLSFLLARDTMHQNMWAAAAKELQEEGYEQMPTPSNFPQSNEYREVSYQYLNFSDGEAASKGSWASGPTPDGKGEFSYHDGPTTTAPMPPPTRPDARMYGTSDVPNPVEKAAGTVQDKLNKE from the coding sequence ATGTTCTTCCATCGCCAGGAGCTGCAGTTCAAAGCCACCCCTGACCAGCCGGACGCCGTGTACGCGCGCAAGCTACAGGAGGTTCTGGGCGGCCAGTACGGGGAGATCACCGTTGCGATGCAGTACATGTTCCAGGGCTGGAACATGCATCTGCCCGGCAAGTACCGGGACCTGGTCTTCGGGATCGGCGCCGAGGAGTTCGGGCACGTCGAGATGCTCGCGACGATGATCGCGCAGCTGCTGGAGAAGGCTCCCCTCGGCGTCACCGAGGATGCCGTGCAGGACGACCCGACCGTGGCCGCCGTCGTCGGTGGGATGGACATCCAGCACGCGATCGTGGCCGGCGCGGGCGCGCGTCCCGTGGACAGCCAGGGCAACCCGTGGCAGGGCTCGTACATCACGGGGAGCGGCAACCTGCTGGCCGACTTCACCGCCAACGCGAACGCCGAGATGCAGGGCCGCATCCAGGTTGCCCGGCTCTACCACATGACCGACGACTCCGGCGTGCGCGACCTGCTGTCGTTCCTCCTCGCCCGCGACACCATGCACCAGAACATGTGGGCCGCCGCTGCGAAGGAGCTGCAGGAGGAGGGGTACGAGCAGATGCCGACGCCGAGCAACTTCCCGCAGTCGAACGAGTACCGCGAGGTCTCCTACCAGTACCTGAACTTCAGCGACGGTGAGGCGGCGTCGAAGGGCAGCTGGGCGTCCGGGCCGACGCCGGACGGCAAGGGCGAGTTCAGCTACCACGACGGCCCGACCACCACCGCTCCGATGCCCCCGCCCACCCGGCCCGACGCCCGCATGTACGGCACCAGCGACGTGCCCAACCCCGTCGAGAAGGCGGCGGGCACCGTGCAGGACAAGCTCAACAAGGAGTAG
- a CDS encoding hydroxyacid-oxoacid transhydrogenase, with protein MTGVDLSEETIFTWGAPPLKFGAGASDEVGFEMSGYGVRRVLIITDAGIHALGIPERIADNLRRYDIESEIFDGVHVEPTDDSMVKATEYARAQGPWDGFVAVGGGSAIDTAKAINLLTSHPGELMDYINKPIGAAKTPPGQLKPLVAIPTTAGTGSESTAMCVLDILSMKVKTGISHWRLRPTLAVIDPLLTMSLPPEVTAASGMDIVCHALESYTARWYTTFDRKKPEERVTYCGSNPVSDLWCEKSLGLLAQSFRTAVHRGADDVEARSNMMMAATFAGMGFGNSGVHIPHANAYPIAGMVKDYRPAGYPQEEPMVPHGQSVSLTAPEAFRFSFDSAPERHLRAAELLDPRADKANDQREQLPTVLISLMRDIGIPNGIGGVGYTEADVPDLVPGTMKQQRLLATCPKTPTEDDIADILTKSVENW; from the coding sequence ATGACCGGAGTGGACCTGTCCGAAGAGACGATCTTCACGTGGGGTGCGCCGCCGCTGAAGTTCGGCGCGGGCGCGTCCGACGAGGTCGGCTTCGAGATGTCGGGCTACGGGGTGCGGCGGGTCCTGATCATCACCGACGCGGGCATCCACGCGCTGGGCATCCCGGAGCGGATCGCCGACAACCTGCGCCGCTACGACATCGAGTCGGAGATCTTCGACGGCGTGCACGTCGAGCCGACCGACGACTCGATGGTCAAGGCCACCGAGTACGCCCGCGCGCAGGGGCCGTGGGACGGGTTCGTCGCCGTCGGCGGCGGGTCGGCGATCGACACCGCCAAGGCGATCAACCTGCTCACCAGCCATCCCGGCGAGCTGATGGACTACATCAACAAGCCGATCGGTGCGGCGAAGACGCCGCCGGGGCAGCTCAAGCCCCTCGTCGCGATCCCGACGACCGCGGGCACCGGCTCGGAGTCCACCGCCATGTGCGTGCTGGACATCCTGTCGATGAAGGTCAAGACCGGGATCAGCCACTGGCGGCTGCGCCCCACGCTGGCCGTGATCGACCCGCTGCTGACGATGAGCCTCCCGCCCGAGGTCACGGCCGCGTCCGGAATGGACATCGTCTGCCACGCCCTCGAGTCGTACACCGCGCGCTGGTACACCACCTTCGACCGGAAGAAGCCCGAGGAGCGGGTGACGTACTGCGGTTCGAACCCGGTGTCCGACCTGTGGTGCGAGAAGTCACTCGGCCTGCTCGCCCAGTCGTTCCGCACGGCGGTGCACCGCGGCGCGGACGACGTCGAGGCGCGCTCGAACATGATGATGGCCGCCACGTTCGCCGGCATGGGCTTCGGCAACTCGGGCGTGCACATCCCGCACGCCAACGCCTACCCGATCGCCGGGATGGTGAAGGACTACCGGCCTGCGGGCTACCCGCAGGAGGAGCCGATGGTGCCGCACGGCCAGTCCGTGTCGCTGACGGCGCCGGAGGCCTTCCGGTTCTCCTTCGACAGCGCCCCGGAACGGCACCTGCGCGCCGCCGAGCTGCTCGACCCGCGGGCGGACAAGGCGAACGACCAGCGCGAGCAGCTCCCCACCGTGCTGATCTCGCTGATGCGCGACATCGGGATCCCGAACGGCATCGGCGGGGTCGGCTACACCGAGGCGGACGTGCCCGACCTCGTGCCCGGCACGATGAAGCAGCAGCGGCTGCTCGCCACCTGCCCCAAGACGCCCACCGAGGACGACATCGCGGACATCCTCACCAAGTCCGTCGAGAACTGGTAG
- a CDS encoding tautomerase family protein: MPLVRVDAVAADPQQLTAIGDALHAALVDAFGIPSDDRFQVLRGAGTDQVVYDPGYLGVQRDDGVVFVQVFLRRGRTDEQKRAFYRALAKHAADAGVEPRNLFVALVENGLGDWSFGNGEAQYLDNPPT; this comes from the coding sequence ATGCCCCTCGTCCGAGTCGACGCCGTCGCGGCGGACCCGCAGCAGCTCACCGCGATCGGCGACGCCCTGCACGCGGCGCTCGTCGACGCGTTCGGCATCCCGTCCGACGACCGGTTCCAGGTGCTGCGCGGCGCCGGCACCGACCAGGTCGTGTACGACCCCGGCTACCTCGGGGTCCAGCGCGACGACGGCGTGGTGTTCGTACAGGTCTTCCTGCGGCGCGGACGCACCGACGAGCAGAAGCGCGCGTTCTACCGCGCGCTCGCGAAGCACGCGGCGGACGCCGGGGTCGAGCCGCGCAACCTGTTCGTCGCCCTCGTCGAGAACGGGCTCGGCGACTGGTCGTTCGGCAACGGTGAGGCCCAGTACCTGGACAACCCGCCGACGTGA
- a CDS encoding glycoside hydrolase family 2 protein yields the protein MTLEVAAPLRQVPLTSEAGIAWSVQGGAGSHPATVPGEVHTDLMAACVIPDVLDGDNEGACAWIGRTDWTYRARFTWEPDGGARQELVAEGLDTLATVILNGIELGRTANQHRTYRFDITPVLAAGENELVVAFAAPVDGAERLSAELGPRPHVNHHPYNAIRKMASNYGWDWGPDVATVGIWRPIRIESWSDVRIASVRPLATVDGDRGVLEAHVELAWAGASADATVAVRVGDARAGATVAIGETSVLVTAVVEDVDLWWPRGHGDQPLYPVTVEVSTAGGVVHAWHGRVGFRTVTLDVAPDEHGEPFTIAVNGEPVYLRGANWIPDDAFVTRLTPQTYRRSIGDAVDAGMNLLRVWGGGIYESEHFYRTCDELGVLVWQDFLFACAAYAEEEPLRGEVEAEAREAVTRLSQHASLALWNGCNENIWGFVEWGWRRPLAGRTWGAGYYLELLPSIVAELDPRTPYSPGSPYSFSPFIHPNDARSGTMHLWDVWNQVDYATYRDHAPRFAAEFGFQGPPAWSTLTSVVHDEPIDPYGPQMLVHQKAADGNLKLERGLGDHLPRWRDIDEWHWITQLNQARAVGYGIEHFRSLFPRNTGAVVWQLNDNWPVISWAAVDGHGIRKPLWYVLRRVYADTLVTVQPRDGVPVLVVHNDSPREWSQRLTVARRRTGGGCAVLASETVPVRVGARGAVTVDLPAALVTPDEPEAEFLQVGTDAYWYFTEDTALRLVLTADAVSVSTERTPAGYTVRVTADALVKDLCLFPDRLESAARVDSGMVTLAAGQSHTFVVMSGELDTAALGTAPVLRAANDLTRPLI from the coding sequence GTGACGCTCGAGGTCGCCGCCCCGCTCCGACAGGTCCCGCTCACGAGCGAGGCCGGTATCGCCTGGTCCGTGCAGGGAGGAGCCGGATCCCACCCGGCCACCGTCCCGGGCGAGGTGCACACCGACCTGATGGCCGCATGCGTGATCCCCGACGTCCTCGACGGCGACAACGAGGGCGCCTGCGCCTGGATCGGGCGCACCGACTGGACCTACCGCGCCCGGTTCACCTGGGAGCCCGACGGCGGCGCCCGGCAGGAGCTGGTGGCCGAGGGCCTGGACACGCTCGCCACCGTCATCCTCAACGGCATCGAGCTGGGCCGCACCGCCAACCAGCACCGCACGTACCGCTTCGACATCACCCCGGTGCTCGCGGCCGGGGAGAACGAGCTCGTCGTCGCGTTCGCCGCGCCCGTCGACGGCGCCGAGCGGCTCTCGGCCGAGCTCGGCCCGCGCCCCCACGTCAACCACCACCCGTACAACGCCATCCGCAAGATGGCGAGCAACTACGGCTGGGACTGGGGACCCGACGTCGCGACCGTCGGCATCTGGCGCCCGATCCGCATCGAGTCCTGGAGCGACGTGCGGATCGCCTCCGTGCGCCCGCTCGCCACCGTCGACGGCGATCGGGGCGTTCTGGAGGCGCACGTCGAGCTGGCGTGGGCCGGTGCGTCGGCCGACGCCACGGTCGCGGTTCGGGTAGGTGACGCGAGAGCCGGTGCAACCGTCGCGATCGGGGAGACGTCGGTGCTGGTCACAGCCGTGGTCGAGGACGTGGACCTGTGGTGGCCGCGTGGGCACGGCGACCAGCCGCTCTACCCCGTCACGGTGGAGGTGAGCACCGCGGGCGGCGTGGTGCACGCGTGGCACGGGCGGGTCGGCTTCCGCACCGTGACGCTCGACGTCGCGCCCGACGAGCACGGGGAACCGTTCACCATCGCCGTGAACGGCGAGCCGGTGTACCTCCGGGGAGCCAACTGGATCCCGGACGACGCGTTCGTCACCCGCCTCACCCCGCAGACGTACCGGCGCAGCATCGGCGACGCCGTCGACGCCGGCATGAACCTGCTGCGGGTGTGGGGCGGCGGGATCTACGAGAGCGAGCACTTCTACCGCACCTGCGACGAGCTCGGCGTGCTCGTCTGGCAGGACTTCCTGTTCGCGTGCGCCGCGTACGCGGAGGAGGAACCGCTGCGGGGTGAGGTCGAGGCGGAGGCGCGCGAGGCCGTCACGCGGCTGTCGCAGCACGCGAGCCTCGCGCTCTGGAACGGCTGCAACGAGAACATCTGGGGGTTCGTCGAGTGGGGCTGGCGGCGCCCGCTCGCCGGCCGCACCTGGGGTGCGGGCTACTACCTCGAGCTGCTGCCGTCGATCGTCGCGGAGCTGGACCCGCGCACGCCGTACTCGCCCGGGAGCCCGTACTCGTTCAGCCCGTTCATCCATCCCAACGACGCGCGCAGCGGCACCATGCACCTCTGGGACGTGTGGAACCAGGTCGACTACGCGACCTACCGCGACCACGCGCCCCGGTTCGCGGCCGAGTTCGGCTTCCAGGGCCCGCCCGCCTGGTCCACGTTGACGTCCGTGGTCCACGACGAGCCCATCGACCCGTACGGCCCGCAGATGCTCGTGCACCAGAAGGCCGCCGACGGCAACCTCAAGCTGGAACGCGGCCTCGGCGACCACCTGCCGCGGTGGCGCGACATCGACGAGTGGCACTGGATCACCCAGCTCAACCAGGCCCGGGCCGTCGGGTACGGGATCGAGCACTTCCGCAGCCTGTTCCCGCGCAACACCGGGGCCGTCGTCTGGCAGCTGAACGACAATTGGCCGGTGATCTCCTGGGCCGCCGTCGACGGCCACGGCATCCGCAAGCCGCTCTGGTACGTGCTGCGGCGGGTGTACGCCGACACGCTCGTCACCGTGCAGCCGCGGGACGGGGTGCCCGTGCTGGTGGTGCACAACGACTCGCCGCGGGAGTGGTCGCAGCGGCTCACCGTTGCCAGGCGGCGCACCGGTGGCGGGTGCGCGGTGCTCGCGAGCGAGACCGTGCCCGTCAGGGTCGGCGCCCGCGGCGCGGTCACCGTCGACCTGCCTGCGGCGTTGGTCACGCCGGACGAGCCGGAGGCGGAGTTCCTGCAGGTCGGCACCGACGCGTACTGGTACTTCACGGAGGACACCGCCCTCCGGCTGGTGCTCACGGCCGATGCGGTCTCCGTGTCGACCGAGCGCACGCCGGCCGGGTACACCGTGCGCGTCACGGCGGACGCCCTGGTCAAGGACCTGTGCCTGTTCCCCGACCGGCTGGAGTCCGCCGCGCGCGTCGACTCCGGCATGGTCACGCTCGCTGCGGGGCAGAGCCACACGTTCGTCGTGATGAGTGGCGAGCTGGACACGGCAGCCCTCGGCACGGCCCCGGTGCTGCGCGCCGCCAACGACCTGACCCGTCCACTCATCTGA
- a CDS encoding patatin-like phospholipase family protein — MSRALVLGGGGITGVAWELGMLCGLRDHGLDLADTDLIVGTSAGAIVGTQLATGVDPEERYAAQLVPPDGEAAAALGTGAMLRLGLAAIAGGRDPQRMRARIGGFALRARTGPASDRIAVIGRRLPVHEWPLRALRVTAVDAETGEFVVLDRDSGVPLVEAVAASCAVPGVWAPVSTGGRHLVDGGLRSPANADLAAGYDQVVVLAPIVRAIGPMIGVGAQVAELRAQGARVALVNPDAEALAAIGRNVLDPAQRAAAARAGRRQAAGVTAQVAEAWRRVGDKDRR, encoded by the coding sequence ATGAGTCGGGCGCTCGTACTCGGAGGCGGTGGGATCACCGGGGTCGCCTGGGAGCTCGGGATGCTGTGCGGGCTCCGGGACCACGGCCTCGACCTCGCAGACACGGACCTGATCGTGGGCACGTCCGCGGGGGCGATCGTCGGGACGCAGCTCGCGACCGGCGTCGACCCGGAGGAGCGCTACGCCGCCCAGCTCGTGCCGCCGGACGGGGAGGCGGCCGCCGCGCTCGGTACGGGCGCGATGCTGCGGCTCGGCCTCGCCGCGATCGCCGGCGGCCGCGACCCCCAGCGCATGCGCGCCCGGATCGGCGGATTCGCGCTCCGCGCGCGCACCGGTCCTGCATCCGATCGGATCGCCGTGATCGGGCGGCGGCTCCCCGTGCACGAGTGGCCGCTGCGGGCCCTGCGGGTCACCGCGGTGGACGCCGAAACCGGTGAGTTCGTCGTGCTCGACCGCGACTCCGGTGTGCCCCTCGTGGAGGCGGTGGCGGCGAGCTGTGCCGTCCCCGGCGTCTGGGCGCCGGTGAGCACGGGCGGGCGCCACCTCGTCGACGGCGGGCTGCGCTCGCCGGCCAACGCCGACCTCGCCGCCGGGTACGACCAGGTGGTGGTCCTGGCCCCGATCGTGCGCGCGATCGGCCCGATGATCGGCGTCGGCGCGCAGGTCGCCGAGCTGCGCGCGCAAGGGGCGCGGGTGGCGCTCGTCAACCCCGACGCCGAGGCGCTGGCCGCGATCGGGCGCAACGTGCTGGACCCGGCACAGCGGGCCGCGGCGGCCCGCGCCGGGCGCAGGCAGGCGGCGGGCGTGACGGCCCAGGTCGCGGAGGCATGGAGACGTGTGGGTGACAAGGATCGCCGGTAG
- a CDS encoding adhesin — protein sequence MLAITNTAAEAIRTLTTDAELPDGGGLRISAPDPEQGLELSLAGRPDNEDVVLSGDGVSVFLEPVVAQVLDDKVLDVQPVAGPDGGQELRFAIGVQDRPEA from the coding sequence ATGTTGGCAATCACCAATACTGCGGCCGAAGCCATCAGGACCCTGACCACTGATGCGGAGCTGCCCGACGGGGGCGGCCTGCGCATCTCGGCCCCCGATCCAGAGCAGGGCCTCGAGCTGTCGCTGGCCGGCCGGCCGGACAACGAGGACGTCGTGCTGTCCGGGGACGGCGTGAGCGTCTTCCTCGAGCCGGTGGTCGCCCAGGTGCTCGACGACAAGGTGCTGGACGTGCAGCCCGTTGCCGGCCCCGACGGTGGGCAGGAGCTGCGCTTCGCGATCGGCGTGCAGGATCGACCAGAGGCCTGA